The Toxorhynchites rutilus septentrionalis strain SRP chromosome 1, ASM2978413v1, whole genome shotgun sequence genome contains the following window.
ttgacaatgcttgatatttcacaattattcaattatttatctcaagaaaaatgaaatgttattcgttatgatagatgcgtagatatatttcctatcaattgatgcaaaaacctttgcgatctattgagaaatgctcgagttataagcgttccaaatcttgcattttttcctacttgttcagtgcctagatttccatttcaccccctatatcttccggttagacgtagtcctacgtcaaaacgtatgCCGTAGTACGTAGCATAGTGGCCCATTTCGAAAAGTTCTGTGGATTTATAATCGGTTCCTCCGTGGGAGTGTGCATGAACACATGCGCTCGCAATTCCGTGTCCGTCACCCCATACTGTGGGGCAGCTGGCCAATAGGCCTTAGGTTTTCGAAGGAATTCCGGTCCTTGAAACCAGCGACTGGATGCACTGAGATCTGTTTCGTTCTGTTTTGTTGGAACCCACCGCCACTCTTTCACGTCTGATGTTTCCAGTATCTCACTTACACGGAATGCTACGAACTGGCTGTATCGTCGATGATCGGAGTTTATCCAACAGAGAACGTCTCTCGAATCGGTCCAAAAATAACGCTCGGACAACCTAGCGGATAATGACTGTGCAACGCTGTTCGCTAAGCGAACTCCTAGAACACTATATTGCAGCTCTGAGCGTGGTATGGAGAGGAACTTCAGTGGAGCAACCCGTGTTTTGGCGCTGTCAAAGGCGGTTTCAATTACGTCTCCTTCTTCGAACCTGAGATATATAACGGCGGCGAATCCGTTCTCGCTCGCATCGACGAACGTGTGCATCTGGACCTTGCTGTTTAATGACACGGATACTCTATAACACCTTGGAATTTTGACATTGTTCACCTCTGGTAAAACCTTCAACCAAATTAGCCACAACTTTTGGAATTGTGGTTCTTCGATGTGGGTGTCCCAGTCAATCAGTCAGGATCTCCAAATCTCCTACAGAAGTACTTTTAGGTACATGAGAAAGTTTGCAATAAAGCCCAATGGATCGAACATCATCATGAGTGTTCGGAGCACCTCGCGTTTAGTGGGTCGTCGGTGCCCAGAGAGCAGATCCTGGTTGTACCGTGGGGACACCTTGAAAGTGAAGTAGTCCGCAGTAGTATTCCACCAAAGTCCCAATACTTTTTCGGTGGCGTTTTCTTCGCCAAATCCGAGGTTCTTTTCGTTAGTCACTTCTTCCTGAACGGAAGCCAGGACAGCTGATGAATTGGTAGCCAATTTCGCATCTCGAATCCTCCTGCTGCGTGGATGCGTTTGACGTCTTGTACTAGCTTAACAGCATCTTCATTTGTTTCGACGCTAGCGAGCATGTCATCAACGTAATGATTTTTCACAATCGCGTTAACAGCTTGCGGTCATTCGTGCTCAAATCGTTTGGCGATCACATACTGGGCTGTCGCGGGCGAACAGCAGGCGCCAAACGTCATCACTTTCATAATGTACACATCTGGTGGGTCATTATCCTCGTTTCCTTTCCAGAAGAATAATTGAAAATACTGATCTTCTCGCCTTATCATAATTTGGTGAAACATTTCACGAATGTCCCCGCATACTGCAACTCGAAACTCCCGAAACTGAATCAGAACTGATAAAAGCGATGCCATGTGATCGGGCCCTTTCAGCAGGACTGAGTTCAATGATATTCCTTGAACTATTAGGTTCCAACAACTAAGTTTTCCCGGTTTGTTGGGGTTAAAgactggaaatatttttttttttttttttttgtctttattagagagattttcagccttaggctggttcatctctgttAGACTGGAAATACTGGCAGATACCACTCGCACAGTCGACGGGTTTTCAACTCCTTCTCTGTCAACTTTCGAACGTACCCTTTCTGAACGTATTCGGCCATTTTTTCCCGTATTGTCTTCGCCAAAACATCGTCTTTCTTCATTCGGCGCTCAAGACATTCCCATCTTTTGAGGGCCATCGCTTTGCTGTCGGGAAGACGCACGGTGTCGTACTTGAAAAGTAGACCAGATTCGAAGCGGCCTTCTTTAAGAAAGGTCACCGTTTCTAGAATTTTCGTAGCACGTTGGTCATCTACAGAGGGATGTAGCTTATCAGGCTTGAAGATACCCATACTGTCAAGAGTGAAATAGGTTTTCATCGCTGCATGTAAATTTTCATCAGAGCCTTCGTTGCACTCGCACACTTGTACAGCATGGTAATTGATGTGGCTCCAGAAGAGTTGTTTGGACGAGCAGTTCCCGTACACAATCCATCCCAGACGAGTTTTGACGGCTATCGGCTCGAATGGTTTTCCTTCCCGACTCTTGAATGCATGTCCGAGCCGCGCATTATCCAAACCGATCAGAATACGCGGACTTACCTCGGTATAGGATTCGAGAGGAATGCCAGCAAGATGGGTATATCGACTCTGCACATCGGATGCTATCAGAGTTTGTGGTCGTAGTTTTAACTCCTGTATAGTTCGAACACTCGTCAGATGATACTTCCGAGATGTATTTCTCGTAGGAGATATAGCAAGTTCCACCTTGTGAGATTCATTCTCCATTCTTGTAGTTCCACCTGTCCACTTTAAGCAGAACGTCTTCTGAGAACCTTGAAGTCCTAGCTCTTTCGCAAGAGAGTGTTCTATGAGCGTCAGCTCGGAACCATCATCAATAAACGCGTAAGTATGAACCATTTTAGATGGACCATAAAGTACGACGGGTACAATCCGGAACAACACCTCATTTGTTTGGCTTTGATGAACATTGCAACTTGTGTTCGTAGCGGCATCTGTGTGTGGGAAACTTCTATCGACTTCAATTTTCTCTACATGGAGTAGAGGATGGTGCAGGTAGCTACACCCATTGACTCCACATTTGCCTTGTTGTCTACACGTACCGTTGTGCTTGCGCAGACATTTACGACACAATTTCGCTTCTCGTATTACTGCCCACTTCGACTCGTAGCTCAGGTCGACGAATCGTTTGCATCTTGTAAGCGATGAACATGAACCTTTGCACGCGACGCACTTGTTTGGCGTGTCTCGTCCATGTGTATGAACCTCATTTGTTGGAACCGAAGGGGATCCGTACCAATTGACGTCAGTTTCGGAATGGAAGTTGATGAATGCGTCTTTCTTGTTGCCTCGGTTACGTGAAGTGAAAGTAGTGGTCTGCATAACCGCGCTTGCATCCTCCGCTATACAATATAGCCAGGAACTAAAATCCGTAAGATTCTGGGCCGGATTACCTCGAGAATACTTCGCCCAATCCAATCGCAATGTTGGTGGTAGCCTATCCACTAATTCAAACTTGAGCGAAGCGTTGTACACGAAGTCCTGTACTCCACATGCTTCTATTGTTGCTACCAAATTTTCGACGGTTAGTGCGAAGGTCACCAATGTCTCTAGTCGATCGATCTCCGGGGATGGTAGGGAGCGAATTTTTCTAATCGCTGCTTGGACGATTGTTTCTGGTCTGCCATATAACATTTTCAATGTGGAAAGAACGCCAGATACATTCGAAGGATGGAGTAATCGACATCTGacagcctccaatgcctttccCTTTAGGCACTTGCGTAGTCGCAGCATGTTTTCCTCATTACTAAAATCGCACATCTGGGTTGATGACGCGTACATCGAGAAGAACAATGGCCATTCTTCGGGGTTTCCAGCGAACTCAGGCAGGTCTTTGGAAATTGCTTGTCTCGCAGCCAGTTGGCTTCGATTGAGGATACATATTGTTTCCTCTGTAGGTGCGGTTGCTGGAGGAGGCACCAGAACACGCTCAGTCAGAGGATTTGGTATACGAGATGTCTGCGGCGTGGAACGTTGTCCTGGAGCAAAATCAGATATTGCATTACTCCGTCTTTCTTGCGAATGACGCTGCTGGACGACACGTCGACCATCGACCATTGATCTCTTTTCAGTTACTTCACATTGATCGCGAAATTCTTCAGGAAGTTCAACAACTCCTGTTCTGTATACATATCATTGTAGCATTTAAATGAGACCGAAGTCTCAAGTTACATAatacaaattaaataaataaaaaaaaaaataaaataaaataactcCGGGGCCCTTTACCGCTCCATCTTGTTCCGTTTCTCTGACCCATTGTGAGACATGGGACATCCTTTCAGGATCTTCATCGTCTGAATCTGACGCACTACCGCCTTCCATCTCTTCCAAAATCTTATATTTTTTGTCCAGATATTTCTGCTCCAGCTTCGTTTGCTCCTCAAGTTTCTGCAACCTTAAATTTTTCTTCCGCTGTTCACTCCGTTTACTACTCTTCTTTCCGCATGATTTCGTTTCACTGGATTCTTTTGCGGTGGATTATCGTCCTGGGCCCTTTTATGGGTGTCTTTCGTTGAAGTTAGCTGTTGTACACACGCACTCATCACACTGCACCATTCTACTGTTGTCCCTTTCCGCGCACAACTCACAGCTATTGCGCCGATTCGGACGCGCGTCTCGTACCGGATTGCGTCTAACAACGACTTTGCCGCGTATATTTGACATAGGTTTGATTGTCGATTCCGCAGTCGAAGTTGGCTGCTTCAGCACTGCTCCTTTGCTAGTGGCGTTTGCTTTGCTGGCAACGTTGACATTTACCGCTGCAGTACTCGATGCGCCTGCTTCCTGATTCCTCACATCCAATGCGTCGCTCGTCGCGACCGCTGCTGCATTCGTTGCATTTGTTGCACTCGCAGCAACACTGGAACTGCTGATAGGAACACCTGCAGTTGTATCTATCCTGGTTTGACAAGCGCTACCCGCTTCATTTTCCTGACGATCAGTAGACGCATCCTCAGCATTGTTTTTACCAAGTCCTGACTTCATTCCTTTGCCGGACATCTCACAATTTGTAAAGTGTTGTGCGGTCACAAATGAATCCTAAATTTGTCAATTTATTCGAACATCCGTGCAGTGTATTCAAAAATGGTAATTACATTAattctatataaatataaaatagagGGAACTCACTTTTAGTGATTCGTTACCGCACTATTCTGTACAGCCAGTTTTTACTCGCTGAGATTTTAATCAATCTTCAAATAAACttcaaattataattcaatattttgattACTAATTCTGAAAATCTACCTGGTAATCGCACTATCAATAAATGAATAGTTTTAAGTTCTATTCAGCTTCAATTTATACCAATAAGAAATACAATATAAAATAGGTTCAATTTTATCACTCTCGCTATTCACAACCATCTATcctttttattgtttatatttactACTGTTGACAACTCCATGTCCGGTACGCGGTTAACAGTAGTAGTTGGGGCAGTAGTAGCAGTGATAAACAGCAATTGGGCAGTAGTGGCAACAACACCAGTAGGAGAGTTGTGGTTTGACGGGTCCGTAGACGTGGCGGGATTAACAGTGTCGTTACATACTTCGAGTCCAGTTACCTGTCATAAACGTAACCTTTACTCTCCTATTTCGTACAGTAacttacatttaatgcgacagttagctaattggacagacctgtaatgcgacacgtttaatttgacatttttacctttaattggacatttttgtaaacatcgagttcggggtccaaattatggccccacattgaaagtcaccaccagacgtcgacaccgtaCCACTTTATTGCCAATTACCGGTCAAAATCGAATAGTTTTAGCCACGgcacctagaagtatatccgtaggccgtttcgtcactaagttggttagatcacgagcgagcttgggcacaagcgtattgtgttttgtttacaaacgaaACAGTAGTagacagtagacttccaagatggctgaagggtggttttagcaagttggcccaccttaggatatacttctaggcgcatTGGTTTTAGctagttggcccaccttaggatatacttctaggcgtctTGGCGAAtacttaagccgggttcagacggtgcgagtaaacatacgagtcaagccgggttcagacggtgcgagtaagcatacgagtcggtctagtcagttactgcagtgcagctactcacaccgtgtgaacacatcatgccagttattgtcatgtgtgatccggcgtgcgagctacttcaaagttttttgaatttactcgcacttgcatgcttcacaacgtcaaaaacagaatttagcgttcgaatcagtgatgccaaatgtaatgaaatgtctctatttttaagatatttgaaaatatgtgaagatatttatagacttgaaaattattggaaaaacaaataaaaccctcatagtttctaaacgaaataattgttatttcgttttgcacgctggcggggcacgctttctttttgagatagttttcttgagaatctctaatatagaatcattatcagatcacaacttacaaaaaaaagtattgttctaagaaacagaatacatattcgatttaaaaaagtacattttcattcattattaaaatttttgaagcgtatttattgcacctgcaaatcgactatcattttcatttcacaaaataaataaaatttaaaaaaaaaatcttttagactaccatttataacatcacatcctttcggaattatctgagctatggatgttttcgagattctaaaaaatatcgacaacaatcccaacgatattccaaaacaaaggcacatcaatgtcatttctaatttaactcttgcaggtacagcatccctcatgactgtatcttggcgttgtattcgtggagcaattaaatccaacagttttttcacttgttcaggtgttattatcaacactgctctgtaatctcggggatcctcatcgtagagttccttcaatattgtatttgttgctccttttctttgcatctaattcctggcccgaatccttttctctttctgctttttcggatagtaccttcagttcaaagaaattcagcacaaagtatgtatttttaaacacgatcagcgtttgttttgctataaaattgtgtgatgatacattcaactgaaaacctaagatgaaaactgccaataaagaagtcgattttggaccaatcatttgacaaattcggacctgattgctgtttctgactatttgatggacatttgaaaagtcgcctggcatccctggtaaacccgtgccgtagtatctagtttctcgccagcagctcacactgtgtgaacggacaaggcgagtcaaccaattgtcaagcgagtccaccgggtcagtagctgctcattgtcaagtcagctactagcaacgtataaatgggccttcagtctagtcagttactgcagtgcagctactcacaccgtgtgaacacatcatgccagctagtgtcatgtgtgattcggtgtgcgagctacttcaaagttttttgaatttactcgcactcgcatccctcaaaacgtcaaaaacagattttagcgctcgaatcagggatgccaaatcttgacattgtctttacatttctctatttttaagatatttgaaaatatgcgaagatatttatagacttgaaaattattggaagaacaaattaaaccctcatagtttctaaacggaatcgttaTTATTTAGTTTTGCACGCTGACGGGgcacgttttttaaaaatagttttcttggggatctaaatataaaatcattatcgggcacgattttaattcaaaattcactcaaaacttgcaaaaaagtattgttctaagaaacagaatacatattcgatttagaaaaagtagattttcattcattattttagtttttgaggcgtattaattgctcctgcaaatctactaacatttttatttcacaaattggtacacgaagctgctgtcaaggcgaaataaatcaaattttgaaaaatcttttagactgccatttggagcaccacatactttcggaattattttagctatggatgctttcgagattttaaaaaatttcgacaataatctgaacgatattccagaagaaaggcacatcatttctagtttcactcttGTAGGTttagcatccttcatgagtgtatcttggcgttatatttgtggagcaattaaatccaacagttttctcactttttcaggtgttattctcaacactgctctgtactctcggagaTCATCATtgtagagttacttcaatattgtatttgttgcttcttttctttgcatccaatttctggcccgaatccttttttctttctgcttttttcggatagtaccttcagtataaaataaattcagcacaaagtatttttaaacacggccagcgtgtgtttcgctataaaattgtgtaatgataaattcaactgaaaacctaagatgaaaactgccaataaagaagccgatttcggatcaatcatctgacaaattcggacctgattgctgtttctgactatttgatggacatttgaaaaatcgcctggcatctctggtaaacccgtgtcGTGGTATCTGgtttcttgtcagcagctcacattgtgtgaacggacaaggcgagtcaaccatttgtcaagcgagttcaccgggtcagtagctgctcattgtgaagtcagctactagcaacgtataaatgggcctttaaggcccatttatacgttgctagtagctgacttgacaatgagcagctactgacccggtggactcgcttgacaattggttgactcgccttgtccgttcacatagtgtgagctgctggcgagaaactagatactacggcacgggtttacctgggatgccaggcgatttttcaaatgtccatcaaatagtcagaaacagcaatcaggtccgaatttgtcaaatgattggtccgaaatcgacttctttattggtagttttcatcttaggttttcagttgaatgtatcattacacaattttatagagattacagagcagtgttgagaataacacctgaacaagtggaaaaactgttgaatttaattgctccacaaatacaacgccaagatacactcatgaaggatgctgtacctgcaagagtgataatataaatgacattgatatgcctttcttctggaatattgttcagattgttgtcgatattttttagaatctcgaaagcatccatagctaagataattccggaagtatgtgatgctttaaatgatagtctagaagactttttaaaattttattcacacgcgtcaaaaattaaaataatgaatgaaaatgtacttttttaaatcgaatatgtattctgtttcttagaaccttactttttttcgcaagttgtgagtgaattttgaatgaaaattgtgcctgataatgattctatattagacattctccagaaaactatctcaaaaagaaagcgtgccccgccagcgtgcaaaacagaataacaatgatttcgttaagaaactatgagggttttatttgtttttccaataattttcaagtctataaatatcttcgcatattttcaaatatcttaaaaatagagacatttctttacatttggcatccctgattcgaacgctaaattctgtttttgatgttttgaagcatgcgagtgcgagtaaattcaaaaaactttgaagtagctcgcacgccggatcacacatgacaataactggcatgatgtgttcacacggtgtgagtagctgcactgcagtaactgactagaccgactcgtatgcttgctcgcaccgtctgaacccggctttatatttacccaaggcgcgtagaagtatatcctaaggtgggccaacttgctaaaaccactcttcagccatcttggaagtctactgtgttttgtttgtaaacaaaacacaatacgcttgtgcccaagctcgctcgtgatcagtctgtctctttcacgcttcaaaggaaataattccccttctgctttcttccgtactgttttcatataccgctcccctaaccaacttaatgacgaaacggcctcacctagtaccatagacccgtcttgatattTACCATGATTTGTACCAAGATGTATAGAAGTATTACTACTAGGTGGGCCAatctgctaaaaccactctgcaGCCATCTTGAGATTTTCAAGTGCTGTGctctgtttacaaacaaaacacaatacgcttttTATAAGCAAATTGCCATACGATACGGCCATTTGCACTACAGACGTCTCTTCAGTGAGAATAAATTGATCTCGTtgaactttattttgttttattctggCTTTTTCGATCCACGACGCCACAAGCACGAATACAGAAGCAGATTCACTGGAAATTGAAGAAATAATCCCGGTTGAAGTAAGTAGCTATTGGCCATCTTCGTGAAGGTTTataatgtttacatttgtttgCCCTGCAGGCATCTTCATATTCGTTTCTATACCTGGTTCCACAACGAGTGGTGCATCTATTTGGAGCTTCTACCGATTTGCAATAATCCCCGTAACGGCTCGGTATCTGCGTGTTTAAATGGACAATTTTGGATTGGATTACACCGGCACTTCCACCCTCCGTGACCTCACTACCTACATGTGGCAGTACCTCTCCGATCCCCAGAAGACGGGTGTTGCATCTCTGAACCGAGCTGCCCCAGCCACAGGACTGTCCAAATATGAGGATGACCAGTGTATCCTATCATAATTAACAGTCGCAGAAGTTTGGAAACTGAAACGTTTGAGAAAACTTCGGGAAGAACTCCGCAACGAAGAAACTAAGTTGGTGCTATTGGAGAAGTAGAAACAGTAATGATGAACGAAAATTTGATCGTGGCTCCATGTAATACAAACATGAACAACACTCTAGCTTCGATACCAGCCGCCCTACCGAAAGGGTCATTCAGTATGACATGCGAATGCAGGCTCATTTCCAGCACATTCGACGAACATAAAGTCCGTTGATACAAATCCAGTCAAGTAAGATTTTTTTACTTCTTATTTTCGCGTTCAccattccatttattttttcagtCGTGGGTCGCTTATCAATATCACAATGTCTATCTTCACCTTCGAATAGTGTAAAACAGCGAAATGTGAGTTCGAAACTGTAAAGTTTCAACCGATATTCtaaatttgatatcattattcttGAGTCACTATCATTCTAATAATACCATAAATTTCTTATTATTCTTATTTACTGTTCGAGAAATTTATCAATTAACAATAACGACATTGTTAAGACTCCGACTAATAATATAATTGGAGGAAAAAATATGGATAATAATTTTAAAGGCACAGTCTGGACAGATTAGCAATTCGGTATCTACAACAGCAGCACCATAAATACCAGCATAAATAAGCTGGACCACTATGGAGCCGGTTTCACTTGAAGTAAACTTAAGGAAAGAGTGTTATCCTCCTTATTGTCTGTgaaaaaattcaagaaatttACTCTCGGCGTGACTGTTATTCTAGATATCACTCAGACTCAGTCTCTACGACAAGCTGCGGCCAAACTGGTACTCAGAAAACAGATGAAGAAAACCTTGCTACGGGTATGGTATCGATTGTATCTGATGTTACAAAGTTAGTAAATAAAATCGTCCACAGATCCGTCCAAACCTCCGCGGATATGCGTTTCATTCCGAATGGATGCGCAAATAATGACGCAGCTTACACAGTTATTGGAAACAACTGTGGACTGTTTGAGGAGAAAAAAGCgagaaaatatattcattgAGTGCGGATGCTCTGAACTATTCATTCCTACCTAAACAATTGTCTTCATCGCGT
Protein-coding sequences here:
- the LOC129761310 gene encoding uncharacterized protein LOC129761310, with amino-acid sequence MKILKGCPMSHNGSEKRNKMERTGVVELPEEFRDQCEVTEKRSMVDGRRVVQQRHSQERRSNAISDFAPGQRSTPQTSRIPNPLTERVLVPPPATAPTEETICILNRSQLAARQAISKDLPEFAGNPEEWPLFFSMYASSTQMCDFSNEENMLRLRKCLKGKALEAVRCRLLHPSNVSGVLSTLKMLYGRPETIVQAAIRKIRSLPSPEIDRLETLVTFALTVENLVATIEACGVQDFVYNASLKFELVDRLPPTLRLDWAKYSRGNPAQNLTDFSSWLYCIAEDASAVMQTTTFTSRNRGNKKDAFINFHSETDVNWYGSPSVPTNEVHTHGRDTPNKCVACKGSCSSLTRCKRFVDLSYESKWAVIREAKLCRKCLRKHNGTCRQQGKCGVNGCSYLHHPLLHVEKIEVDRSFPHTDAATNTSCNVHQSQTNEVLFRIVPVVLYGPSKMVHTYAFIDDGSELTLIEHSLAKELGLQGSQKTFCLKWTGGTTRMENESHKVELAISPTRNTSRKYHLTSVRTIQELKLRPQTLIASDVQSRYTHLAGIPLESYTEVSPRILIGLDNARLGHAFKSREGKPFEPIAVKTRLGWIVYGNCSSKQLFWSHINYHAVQVCECNEGSDENLHAAMKTYFTLDSMGIFKPDKLHPSVDDQRATKILETVTFLKEGRFESGLLFKYDTVRLPDSKAMALKRWECLERRMKKDDVLAKTIREKMAEYVQKGRRIRDAKLATNSSAVLASVQEEVTNEKNLGFGEENATEKVLGLWWNTTADYFTFKVSPRYNQDLLSGHRRPTKREVLRTLMMMFDPLGFIANFLMYLKVLL